Proteins encoded together in one Pseudomonas sp. Seg1 window:
- the tssH gene encoding type VI secretion system ATPase TssH, with protein sequence MINVDLQQLIQALDAETRRDLERSAERCVARGGSKILVEDLMLGLLERPNGLLSRALQDADVDAGELSAALQSRVEHSASRNPVFAPELVQWLQDALLVANLELGQTQVEDAALILALLRNPMRYAGSRYQPLLAKLNIDRLKEFALSQKEQPAANGKPAAQGESLLQRFTHNLTQQARDGKLDPVLCRDGAIRQMVDILARRRKNNPIVVGEAGVGKTAIVEGLASRIAAGEVPQVLKGVELLSLDMGLLQAGASVKGEFERRLKGVIDEVKASPKPIILFIDEAHTLIGAGGNAGGSDAANLLKPALARGELRTIAATTWAEYKKYFEKDPALARRFQPVQLHEPTVSEAVTILRGLAQVYEKSHGIYLRDDAVVSAAELSARYLAGRQLPDKAVDVLDTACARVRISLAAAPESLERLRGELAEGGRQRQALRRDAEAGLLIDHEALDALEARLEEAESEMVALETLWTEQKALAERLLELRQQLAKAREAAAVEPTVSVEEDAEGTVIETIAAEVEEGQSVEALEAELNKTHSELTAAQVKERLVSFEVCPRLVAEVISAWTGVPLAQLAREHNAKVASFATDLRTRIRGQEQAVHALDRSMRATAAGLNKPDAPVGVFLLVGPSGVGKTETALALADLLYGGDRFITTINMSEFQEKHTVSRLIGAPPGYVGYGEGGMLTEAVRQKPYSVVLLDEVEKADPDVLNLFYQIFDKGVANDGEGREIDFRNTLILMTSNLGSDKISDLCEDGARPTAELLEETIRPVLSKHFKPALLARMKVVPYYPVGGPVLRELIEIKLGRLGERLNRRQLDFSWCQNLVDHLSERCTQSESGARLIDHLLDQHVLPLVADRLLDAMATGESLKRVHATLDGNASVMCEFA encoded by the coding sequence ATGATCAACGTAGACCTGCAACAACTCATCCAGGCGCTGGACGCCGAAACCCGCCGTGATCTGGAACGTTCGGCCGAGCGTTGCGTCGCCCGTGGCGGCAGCAAGATCCTCGTCGAAGACCTGATGCTCGGCCTGCTGGAGCGCCCGAATGGTTTGCTGTCGCGCGCGTTGCAGGATGCCGACGTCGATGCCGGTGAACTCAGCGCCGCGCTGCAATCGCGGGTTGAGCACAGCGCTTCGCGCAACCCGGTGTTCGCCCCGGAACTGGTGCAGTGGTTGCAAGATGCGCTGCTGGTGGCCAACCTCGAACTGGGCCAGACCCAGGTTGAAGACGCCGCGTTGATTCTCGCCTTGCTGCGCAATCCGATGCGCTACGCCGGCAGCCGCTATCAGCCGCTGCTCGCCAAGCTGAACATTGATCGCCTGAAGGAATTTGCCCTGTCGCAAAAAGAGCAGCCGGCCGCCAATGGCAAACCCGCCGCGCAGGGCGAATCGCTGTTGCAGCGCTTCACCCACAACCTGACCCAACAGGCCCGCGACGGCAAACTCGACCCGGTGCTGTGCCGTGACGGCGCGATCCGCCAGATGGTCGACATCCTCGCCCGTCGCCGCAAAAACAACCCGATCGTGGTCGGTGAAGCCGGCGTCGGTAAAACCGCCATCGTCGAAGGCCTGGCGTCGCGCATCGCTGCCGGTGAAGTGCCGCAGGTGCTCAAAGGCGTCGAGTTGCTGTCGCTGGACATGGGCCTGCTGCAGGCCGGCGCTAGCGTCAAAGGTGAATTCGAACGTCGCCTCAAAGGCGTGATCGACGAAGTCAAAGCCTCGCCGAAACCGATCATTCTGTTCATCGACGAAGCCCACACCCTGATCGGCGCCGGCGGCAATGCCGGCGGTTCCGACGCGGCCAACCTGTTGAAACCGGCACTGGCGCGTGGCGAACTGCGCACCATCGCTGCCACCACCTGGGCCGAGTACAAGAAGTACTTCGAGAAAGACCCGGCCCTGGCCCGTCGTTTCCAACCGGTGCAACTGCACGAACCGACCGTCAGCGAAGCGGTGACCATCCTCCGCGGTCTGGCTCAGGTTTACGAGAAGAGCCACGGCATCTACCTGCGTGATGACGCGGTGGTGTCTGCTGCCGAATTGTCCGCGCGCTATCTGGCTGGCCGCCAACTGCCAGACAAAGCCGTCGACGTCCTCGACACCGCGTGCGCCCGCGTGCGCATCAGCCTCGCCGCCGCCCCGGAAAGCCTTGAGCGCCTGCGTGGCGAACTGGCCGAAGGTGGCCGCCAGCGTCAGGCCCTGCGCCGTGATGCCGAGGCAGGCCTGCTGATCGATCACGAAGCGCTGGACGCACTGGAAGCGCGGCTGGAAGAAGCCGAAAGCGAAATGGTCGCGCTGGAAACCCTGTGGACTGAACAGAAAGCGTTGGCCGAGCGCCTGCTGGAACTGCGTCAGCAACTGGCCAAGGCCCGCGAAGCCGCCGCCGTTGAGCCGACCGTCAGCGTTGAAGAAGACGCCGAAGGCACCGTGATCGAAACCATTGCGGCTGAAGTTGAAGAAGGCCAAAGCGTCGAAGCGCTGGAAGCCGAACTGAACAAGACCCACAGCGAGCTGACTGCCGCACAGGTCAAGGAGCGCCTGGTCAGCTTCGAAGTCTGTCCGCGTCTGGTGGCTGAAGTGATCAGCGCGTGGACCGGTGTGCCGTTGGCGCAACTAGCCCGCGAGCACAATGCCAAGGTCGCCAGTTTCGCCACCGACCTGCGCACGCGCATCCGTGGTCAGGAGCAGGCCGTGCACGCCCTGGATCGCTCGATGCGCGCCACAGCTGCTGGTCTGAACAAGCCTGATGCGCCGGTCGGCGTGTTCCTTTTGGTCGGCCCAAGCGGCGTCGGCAAGACTGAAACCGCATTGGCGCTCGCCGATCTGCTGTACGGCGGTGATCGTTTCATCACCACCATCAACATGTCGGAGTTCCAGGAGAAGCACACCGTCTCGCGTCTGATCGGTGCGCCACCGGGCTACGTCGGTTATGGCGAGGGCGGCATGCTCACCGAAGCCGTGCGGCAGAAACCGTACTCGGTGGTCCTGCTCGATGAAGTCGAAAAGGCTGATCCGGATGTGCTCAACCTGTTCTACCAAATCTTCGACAAAGGTGTGGCCAACGACGGCGAAGGTCGCGAGATCGACTTCCGCAACACGCTGATCCTGATGACCTCGAACCTCGGTAGCGACAAGATCAGCGACCTCTGCGAAGACGGTGCGCGGCCGACTGCCGAACTGCTCGAAGAAACCATTCGCCCGGTACTCAGCAAACACTTCAAACCGGCGCTGCTGGCGCGGATGAAAGTGGTGCCGTACTACCCGGTCGGCGGTCCGGTATTGCGCGAGCTGATCGAGATCAAACTCGGTCGTCTCGGCGAGCGCCTCAACCGTCGTCAGCTGGATTTCAGCTGGTGCCAGAACCTCGTCGATCACTTGTCCGAGCGCTGCACGCAAAGCGAAAGCGGTGCGCGCCTGATCGATCATTTGCTCGATCAGCACGTCCTGCCGCTGGTGGCCGATCGTCTGCTCGACGCGATGGCCACCGGTGAAAGCCTCAAGCGTGTGCATGCCACGCTCGACGGCAACGCCAGCGTGATGTGCGAGTTCGCCTGA
- the tssG gene encoding type VI secretion system baseplate subunit TssG translates to MDTTYGPAAPALSGLTKVIREYSLFQAVLLVIDRLREAHPHLSEDDLYDQVEFQANPSLGFPRSDVDRVEFFEEHGQMRARMRFNLIGLVGSGSPLPAFYGEQALGDSEDGNPTRNFLDLFHHRLQRLMLPIWRKYRYRASFQSGAIDPFSSQLFALIGLGGDEIRKAKELNWKRLLPYLGLLSLRAHSAALIEAVLRYYFKHEDLVIEQCIERRVEILEEQRNRLGRDNSVLGEDLVLGEQVRDRSGKFRIHITQLDWQRFHEFLPIGFGYQPLCALVRFTLRDPLDYDIRLVLRQEEIRELRIGEQNACRLGWTSWLGREKADGVVTLGSKIH, encoded by the coding sequence ATGGACACCACGTATGGGCCTGCAGCCCCTGCTTTAAGCGGGCTGACGAAGGTAATACGCGAGTACTCGCTGTTTCAGGCCGTGCTGCTGGTGATCGACCGGCTGCGCGAGGCACACCCGCACCTGAGCGAAGACGATCTGTACGATCAGGTTGAGTTCCAGGCCAACCCGAGCCTGGGCTTTCCGCGCAGCGATGTCGATCGCGTGGAGTTTTTCGAAGAGCACGGGCAGATGCGCGCGCGCATGCGATTCAACCTGATCGGCCTGGTCGGCTCGGGTTCGCCGTTGCCGGCGTTCTACGGCGAACAGGCGTTGGGCGACAGCGAAGACGGCAACCCGACGCGCAACTTCCTCGACCTGTTCCACCATCGTCTGCAACGGCTGATGCTGCCGATCTGGCGCAAATACCGCTATCGCGCGAGCTTCCAGAGCGGTGCGATCGACCCGTTCTCGTCGCAGCTGTTCGCACTGATCGGCCTGGGCGGCGACGAGATCCGCAAGGCCAAGGAGCTCAACTGGAAACGCCTGCTGCCGTACCTCGGCCTGCTCAGCTTGCGGGCGCACTCGGCGGCGTTGATCGAAGCCGTGCTGCGTTACTACTTCAAGCACGAAGACCTGGTCATCGAGCAGTGCATCGAGCGTCGCGTGGAAATTCTCGAAGAGCAGCGCAATCGTTTGGGTCGCGACAACAGCGTGCTCGGCGAGGACCTGGTGCTCGGCGAGCAGGTGCGCGACCGCAGCGGCAAATTCCGCATTCACATCACCCAACTCGACTGGCAGCGATTCCATGAATTCCTGCCGATCGGTTTCGGTTACCAGCCGCTCTGCGCGCTGGTGCGGTTCACCCTGCGTGACCCGCTCGATTACGACATTCGCCTGGTCCTGCGCCAGGAAGAAATCCGCGAACTGCGCATCGGTGAGCAGAACGCCTGTCGCCTTGGCTGGACCAGTTGGCTGGGCCGCGAAAAAGCGGACGGCGTGGTGACCCTGGGCAGCAAAATTCATTAA
- the tssF gene encoding type VI secretion system baseplate subunit TssF, whose product MSFNHYYQSELTALRQLGRRFAERSPALAPYLGQAGRDPDVERLLEGFAFLTGRLRQKLDDELPELSHSLMQLLWPNYMRPLPAFSILQFDPLKRSGPALLVERDTPIESKPIEDVRCRFRTCYPTEVLPLDLAALNYSVKGDGSLLSLRLEMSADGHLGELELSKLRLHFAGERYISQMLYLSLLRNLEGIELIPLDGAGKPIDGVAGKPMAFKIPGDRVKPVGFAEEEALIPYPLNTFRGYRYLQEYFAFQDKFLFVDVNGLDILKALPEDTLKQMRGLELRFDIRKSGIMRMRPTLDNVKLFCTPIANLFAHDALPIRLDGKQDEYLLLPAEYDLENCGVFSVETVTGWKPGGLGYQEYVPFESFEHDPSFDVPNSRPHYSIRQRSSLLHDGLDTYLSFGIRHTEAHETLSIELMCTNQNLPRKLKLGDICMACEETPEFLSFRNITPATSSFAPPLNRDFLWKLISNMSLNYLSLADVNALKVILETYDLPRYYDQHAEKVSKRLLGGLKHIKHHHVDRLHRGLPVRGLRTELTIDPEGYIGEGDLFVFASVLNEFFALYASLNSFHELRVKSTQGEVYQWTPRMGLQPLL is encoded by the coding sequence GTGTCCTTTAACCACTACTACCAAAGCGAACTCACCGCTCTGCGCCAACTCGGTCGCCGTTTCGCCGAGCGTAGTCCGGCGCTGGCCCCGTATCTGGGGCAGGCCGGGCGGGATCCGGACGTGGAACGGTTGCTCGAAGGCTTTGCGTTCCTGACCGGGCGGCTGCGTCAGAAGCTCGATGACGAGCTGCCGGAACTCAGCCATTCGCTGATGCAACTGTTGTGGCCGAACTACATGCGCCCGTTGCCGGCGTTCAGCATTTTGCAGTTCGATCCGCTGAAGCGCTCGGGCCCGGCGCTGTTGGTCGAGCGCGATACGCCAATTGAAAGCAAGCCGATCGAAGATGTGCGCTGCCGTTTCCGCACCTGCTACCCGACTGAAGTGCTGCCGCTGGATCTGGCTGCGCTGAACTACTCGGTGAAGGGCGACGGCTCGCTGCTCAGCCTGCGTCTGGAAATGAGCGCCGACGGCCACCTCGGTGAGCTGGAACTGAGCAAACTGCGCCTGCACTTTGCCGGTGAGCGTTACATCAGCCAGATGCTCTACTTGAGCCTGCTGCGCAACCTTGAAGGCATCGAACTGATCCCGCTCGACGGCGCTGGCAAGCCCATCGATGGCGTGGCCGGCAAGCCGATGGCGTTCAAGATTCCTGGTGACCGGGTCAAACCGGTGGGCTTTGCCGAAGAAGAAGCATTGATCCCGTATCCGCTGAACACCTTCCGTGGCTATCGCTACCTGCAGGAATACTTCGCCTTCCAGGACAAATTCCTGTTCGTCGACGTCAACGGTCTGGACATCCTCAAGGCGCTGCCGGAAGACACCCTCAAGCAGATGCGCGGCCTGGAATTGCGTTTTGATATCCGCAAGAGCGGGATCATGCGCATGCGTCCGACCCTGGATAACGTGAAGCTGTTCTGCACGCCGATTGCCAACCTGTTCGCGCACGACGCACTGCCGATCCGCCTCGACGGCAAGCAGGACGAATATCTGTTGCTGCCGGCGGAATACGATCTGGAAAACTGCGGTGTGTTCTCGGTGGAAACCGTGACTGGCTGGAAGCCCGGCGGCCTCGGTTATCAGGAGTACGTGCCGTTCGAGTCGTTCGAGCACGACCCGAGTTTCGACGTGCCCAACAGCCGTCCGCATTACAGCATCCGCCAGCGTTCGTCGCTGCTGCACGATGGCCTCGACACTTACCTGAGCTTCGGCATTCGCCACACCGAGGCCCACGAAACCCTGTCGATCGAGCTGATGTGCACCAACCAGAACCTGCCGCGCAAGCTCAAGCTCGGCGACATCTGCATGGCCTGCGAAGAGACCCCGGAGTTCTTGAGTTTCCGCAACATCACCCCGGCCACTTCGAGTTTTGCACCGCCGCTGAACCGTGACTTCCTGTGGAAGCTGATCAGCAACATGTCGCTTAACTATCTGTCGCTGGCCGACGTCAATGCGTTGAAGGTGATTCTCGAAACCTACGACTTGCCGCGTTACTACGACCAGCACGCGGAGAAGGTCAGCAAACGCCTGCTCGGCGGCCTCAAGCACATCAAGCATCACCACGTCGATCGGCTGCACCGTGGCCTGCCGGTGCGCGGTTTGCGCACCGAACTGACCATCGACCCGGAAGGGTACATCGGCGAAGGCGACCTGTTCGTTTTCGCCTCGGTTCTTAACGAGTTTTTCGCGCTTTACGCCAGTCTCAATTCGTTTCACGAGTTGCGCGTAAAAAGCACACAGGGAGAGGTGTACCAATGGACACCACGTATGGGCCTGCAGCCCCTGCTTTAA
- the tssE gene encoding type VI secretion system baseplate subunit TssE, with the protein MDGYGSLFERLNGDAELRNGKSLEVSAMASVAAHLAKMLSTRAGSVQTLSDYGLPDLNDMRLSLHDSLSQARLAIENFIEAYEPRLSNVRVISLPRDHDQLRLSFSIEGLLEVEGFKRQVSFSARLDGSGQVKVN; encoded by the coding sequence ATGGACGGATACGGCAGCCTTTTCGAACGCCTTAATGGCGACGCGGAACTACGCAATGGCAAGAGCCTTGAGGTTTCTGCCATGGCGTCGGTGGCTGCCCATCTGGCCAAAATGCTCAGCACCCGGGCGGGCAGCGTGCAAACGCTGTCCGACTACGGGTTGCCCGATCTCAATGACATGCGTCTGAGCCTGCACGACTCCCTGAGTCAGGCCCGTCTGGCCATCGAAAACTTCATCGAAGCCTACGAGCCGCGCCTGAGCAACGTGCGTGTCATTTCCCTGCCGCGTGATCACGATCAGCTTCGCCTGTCCTTCAGTATCGAAGGCCTGCTGGAAGTTGAAGGTTTCAAGCGTCAGGTCAGTTTTTCCGCGCGCCTGGATGGCAGCGGGCAAGTGAAGGTGAATTAG
- the tssC gene encoding type VI secretion system contractile sheath large subunit has protein sequence MSTSAAQEKSAGNGEYSILDSIIAETRLTPDDEAYDIAKRGVSAFIEELLKPQNNGEPVKKAMVDRMIAEIDAKLSRQMDEILHHPDFQALESSWRGLQLLVDRTNFRENIKIEILNVSKEDLLDDFEDSPEVMQSGLYKHIYTAEYGQFGGQPVGAIIANYYMSPSSPDVKLMQYVSSVACMSHAPFIAAAGPKFFGLESFTGLPDLKDLKDHFEGPQFAKWQSFRTSEDSRYVGLTVPRFLLRNPYDPEENPVKSFVYKETVANSHEHYLWGNTAYAFGTKLTDSFAKFRWCPNIIGPQSGGAVEDLPLHHFESMGEIETKIPTEVLVSDRREYELAEEGFISLTMRKGSDNAAFFSASSVQKPKFFGISAEGKAAELNYKLGTQLPYMMIVNRLAHYLKVLQREQLGSWKERTDLELELNKWIRQYVADQENPSAEVRGRRPLRAAQIIVSDVEGEPGWYRVSLNVRPHFKYMGADFTLSLVGKLDKE, from the coding sequence ATGAGCACTAGCGCAGCACAAGAGAAGAGCGCCGGCAACGGCGAGTACAGCATTCTCGACAGCATCATCGCCGAAACCCGTCTGACTCCGGACGACGAAGCCTACGACATCGCCAAGCGCGGTGTGTCGGCGTTCATCGAAGAACTGCTCAAGCCGCAGAACAACGGTGAGCCGGTCAAGAAGGCCATGGTTGACCGCATGATCGCCGAGATCGATGCCAAGCTCAGCCGTCAGATGGACGAAATTCTGCACCACCCGGACTTCCAGGCGCTGGAATCGTCGTGGCGTGGTCTGCAGTTGCTGGTCGATCGCACCAACTTCCGCGAAAACATCAAGATCGAAATCCTCAACGTCTCGAAAGAAGACCTGCTGGACGATTTCGAAGATTCGCCGGAAGTCATGCAGTCGGGCCTGTACAAGCACATCTACACCGCTGAATACGGCCAGTTCGGTGGTCAGCCGGTTGGCGCGATCATCGCCAACTACTACATGTCCCCAAGCTCGCCGGACGTGAAACTGATGCAGTACGTGTCCAGCGTAGCCTGCATGTCCCACGCGCCGTTCATCGCCGCTGCCGGTCCGAAATTCTTCGGTCTGGAAAGCTTCACCGGCCTGCCGGATCTGAAAGATCTGAAAGACCACTTCGAAGGCCCGCAATTCGCCAAATGGCAGAGCTTCCGTACCTCGGAAGACTCCCGCTACGTTGGCCTGACCGTGCCGCGTTTCCTGCTGCGTAACCCGTACGACCCGGAAGAAAACCCGGTCAAATCGTTCGTGTACAAGGAAACCGTTGCCAACAGCCACGAGCACTACCTGTGGGGCAACACCGCTTACGCATTCGGCACCAAGCTGACTGACAGCTTCGCCAAATTCCGCTGGTGCCCGAACATCATCGGCCCACAGAGCGGTGGCGCGGTTGAAGACCTGCCTCTGCACCACTTCGAAAGCATGGGCGAAATCGAAACCAAGATTCCTACCGAAGTATTGGTTTCCGACCGTCGTGAATACGAACTGGCCGAGGAAGGCTTCATTTCCCTGACCATGCGTAAAGGCTCCGACAACGCGGCGTTCTTCTCCGCAAGCTCGGTGCAGAAGCCGAAGTTCTTCGGCATCAGCGCAGAAGGCAAGGCGGCAGAGCTGAACTACAAGCTCGGTACCCAACTGCCGTACATGATGATCGTCAACCGCCTGGCTCACTACTTGAAAGTGCTGCAGCGCGAGCAACTCGGTTCGTGGAAAGAACGTACCGACCTCGAGCTGGAACTCAACAAGTGGATCCGCCAGTACGTGGCTGACCAGGAAAACCCGAGCGCCGAAGTCCGTGGCCGTCGTCCGCTGCGCGCTGCGCAAATCATCGTCAGCGACGTTGAAGGCGAGCCGGGCTGGTACCGCGTGAGCTTGAACGTGCGTCCGCACTTCAAGTACATGGGTGCCGATTTCACCCTGTCGCTGGTTGGCAAGCTGGACAAAGAGTAA
- the tssB gene encoding type VI secretion system contractile sheath small subunit, producing MAKEGSVAPKERINVTFKPATGGAQEEIELPLKLLAIGDYTHRKDDRKIEDRKPISIDKMTFDEVLAKQELGLTLSVPNRLQEDGEADELAVQLRVNSMKDFNPASLVEQVPELKKLMELRDALVALKGPLGNAPAFRKAIEGVLADDESRGRVLGELGLNAAAPDA from the coding sequence ATGGCCAAAGAAGGCTCGGTAGCCCCCAAGGAACGCATCAACGTCACCTTCAAACCCGCCACCGGCGGTGCTCAGGAAGAGATTGAACTGCCGCTGAAGCTGCTGGCAATCGGTGACTACACCCACCGCAAGGACGATCGCAAAATCGAAGATCGCAAGCCGATCAGCATCGACAAGATGACCTTCGACGAAGTGTTGGCCAAGCAAGAACTGGGTCTGACGCTGAGCGTGCCGAACCGTCTGCAGGAAGATGGCGAGGCCGACGAGCTGGCTGTGCAACTGCGCGTCAATTCGATGAAGGACTTCAACCCGGCCAGCCTGGTCGAGCAAGTGCCTGAGCTGAAAAAACTGATGGAACTGCGCGATGCGCTGGTGGCCCTCAAAGGCCCGCTGGGTAACGCTCCTGCGTTCCGTAAAGCCATCGAAGGCGTGCTCGCCGACGACGAATCCCGCGGTCGCGTACTCGGTGAGCTGGGCCTGAACGCCGCAGCCCCGGACGCCTGA
- the tssA gene encoding type VI secretion system protein TssA → MSYSSKLSAHYLELAKVSVSKENFAGEDVRFSSEFEALESELAKASSMHESGQIDWLKIRENSENLLRTQSKDLRVGAWLTWSLYQRESFPGLLAGLGLLHHLSENNWADVHPLKPRTRAAAIGWLVPRLEQVITENIAIKEQLPMFRQLSEHLSGLEAACAEHLGDDSPLLLPISRRLKTMIQRAADNQPAPGVVGAAVAQVKQAASQLLAPGAPIDNERDAHKALRAQQDSARPLCAWWLKQKATDLRALRLNRTLLWMTIDAVPERNAEQITVLRGLPVDKLKQYQDRFDQGKYADLLVELEASLAKAPFWFDGQRMVWECLQNLNAELAMREVEIHFALLVQRLPGIVELRFHDGVPFADPVTRAWIAANVMPHLQSASAPRKVESENVETQPAWEKALEDVLPLLRKEGLKPAVQTLKQGLQSAHGGRERFFWQFALARLCFMAKKYELAKNQLETLDQTLQDSGLHAWEPDLALEVLHLLHSCCELLPQNHAVRERKEEIYRRLCHLDLEVVLE, encoded by the coding sequence ATGTCCTACTCAAGCAAACTTTCCGCCCATTACCTCGAACTCGCAAAAGTCTCTGTTTCCAAAGAGAATTTCGCGGGCGAAGACGTTCGTTTTTCGAGCGAATTCGAGGCGCTGGAAAGCGAGCTGGCCAAAGCCTCTTCGATGCACGAAAGCGGGCAGATCGACTGGCTGAAAATTCGCGAAAACAGCGAAAATCTCCTGCGTACCCAATCCAAGGATCTGCGTGTCGGTGCCTGGCTGACCTGGTCGCTGTACCAGCGTGAATCCTTCCCCGGACTGCTGGCCGGTCTCGGTTTGCTGCACCATCTGTCGGAAAACAACTGGGCCGACGTTCACCCGCTCAAACCCCGCACCCGTGCCGCCGCGATTGGCTGGCTGGTGCCGCGTCTTGAGCAGGTGATCACCGAAAACATTGCAATCAAAGAGCAGTTGCCGATGTTCCGGCAGCTCTCCGAGCACCTGTCCGGCCTCGAAGCCGCGTGCGCCGAACACTTGGGCGACGACTCGCCGCTGTTGCTGCCGATCTCCCGTCGTCTGAAAACCATGATCCAGCGCGCGGCCGACAATCAGCCGGCCCCCGGCGTCGTGGGCGCGGCGGTGGCGCAGGTCAAGCAGGCCGCCAGCCAGTTGCTCGCGCCCGGCGCACCGATCGACAACGAAAGAGATGCACACAAAGCCCTGCGTGCCCAACAGGACAGCGCCCGGCCGTTGTGCGCCTGGTGGCTCAAGCAGAAAGCCACCGACCTGCGTGCCCTGCGCCTGAATCGAACTCTGCTGTGGATGACCATCGACGCCGTCCCCGAGCGCAACGCCGAACAGATCACCGTGTTGCGCGGCTTGCCGGTCGACAAGCTCAAGCAATATCAGGATCGTTTCGATCAGGGTAAGTACGCGGACTTGCTGGTGGAACTGGAGGCGAGCCTGGCGAAGGCGCCGTTCTGGTTCGATGGCCAGCGAATGGTCTGGGAATGTCTCCAGAACCTCAACGCCGAGTTGGCCATGCGCGAAGTGGAAATCCACTTCGCGCTTTTGGTTCAGCGCCTGCCCGGCATCGTCGAGTTGCGCTTCCATGACGGCGTGCCTTTTGCCGACCCGGTCACCCGGGCGTGGATCGCCGCCAATGTCATGCCGCATCTGCAAAGCGCCAGTGCGCCGCGCAAGGTCGAAAGCGAAAACGTCGAAACCCAGCCGGCCTGGGAAAAGGCTCTCGAAGACGTCCTCCCGCTGCTGCGCAAGGAAGGCTTGAAGCCAGCCGTGCAGACGCTCAAGCAAGGCTTGCAGTCGGCCCATGGCGGCCGCGAACGCTTCTTCTGGCAGTTCGCCCTCGCCCGGCTGTGCTTCATGGCCAAGAAGTACGAACTGGCCAAGAACCAGCTCGAAACCCTCGATCAGACATTACAGGACTCAGGCCTGCACGCCTGGGAGCCCGATCTTGCATTGGAAGTGCTGCACCTGCTGCACAGTTGCTGCGAGTTGTTGCCGCAGAACCATGCAGTGCGTGAACGCAAGGAAGAGATTTATCGCAGGCTGTGCCACCTCGATCTCGAAGTGGTACTCGAATAG